The genomic region GCATTGTCGTTAAAAAAGTGGCATGAATTTCGTTCTAGTGCTGGTGTAATTTAACTTCATATTTGTAACCTCAATCCTAGATAATGCAcaaattgaaaggaaaaaaaatgttggatgATGTTCAGTTTAGTCATGAAAAACAACTGTTCATTTGGTGTTaaattatgtcttttttttttaatcttttattttttattttttatttttttatcactgAATAGCAACTCTCTGAAGAAGTTTATTGGAGATACAACAAAGGCTCATGCCAATATCAACATGAATGCAGTGGAGCGAGTGATCCCAAAACAAGATCATTTACTATTCAGCCAGACCTTTGTGTATTAACAATGTTCCTTCATCAAGTAATTTATTCATCCCTTTACctgaaaattcaataatttgaCAGTCCTTTATGCTTTGTGGAATTAAATTTTGGGTCGCATGTTACATGTTCATCATGTCCAAAAGAATAGATGGAAAATGTGATTGTTGAGATCCTGAACGGCAAGATGAGAAAGGTTAAGaaaatagaatttgaaatttgtgagAAAGTCATCTGGAATTTCTGGTCATGTGCAAAAAAGACCCTTGATTTCACCTGTAAGGAGTATGACAAAGAAAGGAGAAGACACAAAGACAAAAAGTAGTGTGTCTTTAGGTGGTGAGAAAAACCGTTGTGAATGTTAACATTAATATTTTAGACAATTTTATCaattcaaattaatatattagataGTTTTATCTTTCATTCAAATGTGCAGTAATTTTTGCTGTGATATAAATTGTACTTTCTAAAAATTATCATTCCTCTATTGTTACTTCTTGGGCGCGTTTTAGATCCTAAGCCCAAGAAGTAACAGGATTAGGGCTCAAAGAGCCCaacataatgaatttgtagagagtaggcATAAAAACTAGGCTTCAATGGATTGAACAACGCTCACAGTGGATTAAAGATAataagaaagtaaagaaaaataggCTTTATGCAAAGAAACCCTTTCTCGGCAAAGTCCAAGGAGagtaattttttgaatatatatcttCAGACTTGGTTACAATTTCAGTTCTTGTTACTATTGTGTCTTCTTACCCAATTTTCAGATATCCTCCAATTCCTGGAGGATCTCTTTCATTATATAGCCCATTTTCTTTGATCTTggccctccatttgttgatTATGCAGGCCACCACTCGAGTGTTTGTCCCATTAGATGCCCTCCCAAGTCTTCTGTGAGTTGCGGCAACCAAGACAGCACTGTTCAAGGCTCTTCTTCACATAAATGTGGCTAGGGTGTTTGGTGaggtgcattaaatgtggtggcagctaTCATTCCTCCAATCACGTCAAGGCTAACCCCCTCTTTGAAGCTCTTCCTCTATAGTGTGGCCCCCTTTGGAAATGTGCCATTGACGTGGCCATGGCTTGCCTTTCCGGCCTTAACATTTAAGTGCATGGACTCCTCGGAACTACACTGGCCTCCTCGGCCTTGGGTATCACACGTGGCATGATTTCCTTATAAATTTCTGTACCCCACAGTTGTCACCATAAATTGGTCACTTAGTAGCAAATTTCATAGATAAATATCATAGTAGAATGTGCTACCTAATGAAATTTGGTTTGGGGCTGATGTGATATTGCTTCCACCTTTTCCTTATCTCAAATCCACTATTTTGGAACAAGATTGTTAAATTTACTCTTTCTTTTACTGCCACATTCAGTTTCTGCAGTTCCTACATCATTTATTTAAAGTTGCAGTCAattatttttccatttcttaTGTTTTCTTGGTAAGTAAATAAATGTTAACTATATCTTCAAGTAATTGTCTAAACAATTGCTTAGCTCATCTTTAGGCCAATATGAGATAAGCAATTGTGTAGAAAAGTGCAGTGTTCTAGTTGCAGTGATGTGTTTATCCTGTTTCTTGTGCAGCACAGTTCCTCCCAACGCATGCTCTCCAAAATTAAAGCAAAGACAACAATACTTTCATAGTGGTTACTCTAGAAAGGCAATAAGAAGATCTTGAAATATTCAGACAGCACTATGATAGTGGTaacacataaaatatagtttctAGAACATGAAGAAATTGCAATATTCAAACACAAAGTAAGATGCATTTGCAACTCTGGAATGGCAACTAACAAATCTTGTCAGATTCCTCTGATAATTTTgtacaattattattttatacctTTAACAATATATCCTATTCTGGAATATCTTAGGCCACAAGGATATAAATACTGCCTTGGGAAAATTATCTccaagataaaaataaataaaagagagactCCATTTGCACTAAACTCCAACAAGTTAGCCATATTGATGCCTTCTGTCAATTTGTGAgacatttaaaaatattggacagattgaattttgatgaaCAAAAATGTTTCATTAATCAAGACAAAGTTTAATGATTACATGAGCAGAAAATATAGAATCAAGCCTTGTATTCAAACTGAACCCAGCAGAAAATGACAATGCAGCCCATCCAAAAAAtaggtttaaaaaaatagaaagcacAAGATCAGATCCGAAGAAATTTTTGGAACTGTTCAAGTGCAATGCACAAATTGAATAGTTACTGACAGATTGATGCCTTTTGTGAGGTATTTTCCTGCTTTTCAATGGTTACCATTACTTCTCTTCACAAGTTGCTCAAGTCAGTTCCAAAGAATAGCCCATTTCGATCAGAAACGAAGCATTCAATACAATTGTTGTGTGCTAGATAGCAGCGCAAAATGAAGGTAtgcatttcttttattatagaAAATCATAGTATTCCTGATATTCAAAAATGAGAAAACAAATCACAATGTGACAGTAAGAGTAGTAAGAAAGCAATGAAATATGGATGACATTAATTGctaaaaagaagaatattgaAAGTTTGAATTTCTGGtgctatggttttttttttttttttttttcatctattgTGGTGCAATGCTAAGGAACCGAAAGAGAGTAAATAGGCCATAGCTACTTTGTGGCAAACGATGGAGTCCAATTCCTATATTATCAATATCATGTGTTGGATCATTAAATTGTTATTGCAGTAATACAACCCAAAGCTTAAATTCTCGTTTGTGCAGTGAATTGAATATGCAGCAGCAATTCTTGTACAAGTATTAATTGAATAAGCTCCCTTACAATTTGTCATTGCCAATAACAGGTACTTCCTCGTATTTAGAACTGTCTCTAAATCTCTTGGAAAGAATGCAGCGGCCTTTAAATAGCACACCAAATAGCAGACCACCACAACAAATCACAACCATGGTAATCCCCAAATTCATTTTCCAAATGGATTTTTTAGCTTGGGTAGTGGTCATCGAATTTGAAGACAGTTGAAGAGGTTGAAAGTAAAGAGGATCTGACTTTGATCGTCTGCTTTCAATAGTTCCCTTAGCAATTTCAGCCTCCTCTGCATGCAGTGGAGGGAATTGAACAGTAATCCTTGTTTCACAGTCCACTGAaccattttttatcaaatttgcATCATGTGATTCAAAATCAAGATGCCGACATCCTATCATGCACAGGAGACCAATATCCCTATCATATATTCCTTCAGCAGAAATAATGACTAATTTGGATAAACCATCAGCCTCAAACAAGAAGGTTATCTTGTAACTCATATTCAGCATTCTGCTATGGTTACTTTTCAGCTCATCCTGATGTACATAAATCACATCTCCCACAAATTGTGGCCTTAGGAAACCCGACGCTACCTTTCCTTCAGTGTTCCTCACCAACAAACCAAATCCCATGTCCAGGGAAAACCCATCAGGATAAGACTTTCCCTTGCCCCTAACAATTTCCTTCCCTTGTGCACAAGAATTTCTTACAGCCTCAATCTTAGTATACTCATATCTAAGACCTTGGGGGTCAATCACTCCTACCCAATCCTGAAACCCAAATCTTTCAAAGTAACCTGAATCCTTCACATCTTTCTTGCTCCAAATTTCCCCCACCATACTACCCCAATTCCTTAATGACATAACCGCTGGAAATCTTAAACTAAACCCAATCGAGCAATCTCCAACAGAAGCATTAGCCAAAATTCTGCACGCAACACCACAAAACTTATTCTCATTCTCATCCCAAGCACCCTCAGCAATCAATGTTGCATTTGGACCCGGAAATTGAGATTTCATATCGTTAGGATTGGGAAAACCCAACAACAACTGTACCTTTCTGCTGCGCTGGTCACACCTAACCCCACGATAAGCAATATAATAAGGCAAATACTCAATACTCCCACGTAAAGGATTGCAATTCACACTACCACAATCACTCCAATATTCCAATTCATGAAGATTAGTCTGGtcaccaaaaaagaaacaaacaccACGGTCCAATTTGCTTGGAGACAAATTAATATCTCTACCACCTTTCTGCGCACTCAAACAATCACTCTTATCAACCTTTGTATACTCATAATCTGGATTTTGTGACAAACCCAATATCACAATCGGTTCAAAGTAATTATAGTCATTTTTCATATGCAAACATTCTAATGTTCCACCAATCAAACTACCATAAAtgctattattttttgaataattaagCTTAAGAACAACATCTGGATATTTTGAATTTAACGAACCAACATAACTCTTCCCTGATCCGACCATACAAAGCTTCCCAGAAGATTCTGACCAATACCCATTAACTGAAAACACCGAATCGTCTTCCCGATAGCTAATACTAATCAAACGCCGCCGACGGAAAACAGACTGCTTCCACGGGTCTCGAATGGTCAGGGTGGCTTTGACCTTGTGAACGCCATGGGAGgtggtgtttttgatatatgaaGGGTTGAAGGAGAGAGATATCCCGGACTCAGAGGTTCGGTTGAAGATTCCGACGCCGCCGGAGAAAAATGCGAATTGGAAGCTGAGGAAATCGTTGGAGAGGGAAACAGGGACATTGTCGGAGGATAAAGGGGGCTCGGGAACGACGTCATTGCAGTGCTGGGAGTAAGAGATTTCGGGTTTCCGAAATGGGTTTCGGAAAAAAGCTGTGGCTGTGGGGAAGTTGaggaataagaataagaagCAGAGGAGGAGACTGAGTCTGAATTTCAATTTCTTAGGatttggagaagaagaagaagaacatgaATTCGAGCCCATTGGCGCGGTGAAAGCGAAAGAGTTAAGGAGCAAAGCttaaaagagagaaggaaaactGAAAAGATTGTATTGTTTTTTACATTGATGTGAATTGAAGATTACAAGaatgaaagataaaaaataaaaataaaaagagacttTTATTTCCAGTTATAATAACAGAGTGCAGAGAAAAATTGGCGGGAGATATAACTACTTTAACAACCTATTAAATAAGGTGATTACAagtgtttaatttgtttctCTAATTGTGAGTTTGAGCTGACATCGTTTGGACTTTCGCAATAAGTGGTGGAGGCTTATTCTTACAATAGAGTTGGTAGGTTGTAAATATTTAAGTTAAATGTTTAGATTCTAAATTTATGTATGTTGGCTaactgaaaacaaaaacacGTTTAGATTATgtgttagacattgctcaagtgtgtacaagtcaagattcaagaacaatcAAGCTACAGAAAGAAAAGTTCAAAATCTATGAAGCTCGACCAATCGAAAGAAAGACTCGACTGATAGAATGTCGTATTCTGTAGATTttaaatcaggcccaaagcACGTGAAAACATTTAGGGTTTATGTCCTACACTATGTAgtacaaaagaaaaaccctaaataCGTTTTAGAAGTTCTTAGAAGTCTTGTGAGTTACTCTTGTGAGATTTGTGAGGTTTCTGTAGCTTTCTAACTCAACAAACATCTATTGAAAGTTAGATCTATAATCAAGAATTGGTGGAGAAAAGTTGTTGCATAAGAATCAACTACTGGCGgtgatctaaaacctttgagtaggatctcaaagtcacaaacgtgAGTGTTTGTGATCAACAGATTCAGTTAGAAGAGTCCATAGATTCGGACTTGCATGTGGTCATGTGAGTAAGTACAACAAGAGGTAGCTTTAGATTTTAGGAAGAAAATCTATTATAAAACTTTCATTGTATCAATAGTGAATTtgtttaccttaaggatagttaggttaaatccttcccaggttttttaccttgaaattgtTGGTTTCAtcagttttcctaggtcatcatattacTATCTTCTATATATTTTTGCACTTTGTGATATAATTGCTTgagtttaacctagatctaaataattaacctaagtaactacttgactaattaattaggttaaacaatttgaGTTTACAAAGGTCTAAACAAACTAACATAGTTGTTGTTCCGAAGGAGATTTgtattgaacaaaaataatggaaatgttaacaaatgtcctaagagcatttgttaataaaccattttaagaaagtttttatgggaaaaaaacaattattattttaacagcTGTTTCAATTTCTTATGAAAGTGCtataaaaactttcctaaaatagtttaataaccatgaccttaattaaaaaaaattaaaaaaaaaaaaaaaaagaagaaagaaagagaaggaggTAATCTTTTTATTGGGCAATGGTGAAAGCATAGGACCAATAATAAGACTCATGTTTTTTTTCTGAGAAGCACTATTCTGTTGCGAAACATGAGGACATGACTGTAAGATTTAAACTCAATGTTAGTATATTTACCTACCACCAATtcttagaatttggattttagcagagaattgagtttcaattaaaaattgcaCAAAGACAAAAAAGACAGCATACTTTTGTTTCAACAAGAATATCGATGTAAATCTAGTAAAATCATCTACAAATTAACATCACATAACTCTCACAAACTCCCTCACAGAGTTCCTATTGGAGTCGGGAAGATAGGATATCAACCTAACCATAGTGTTTCAGGTTTAAAGGTAATACTCATGCTTCAGGCTCCCCTGAATAGCATACATGAAGTTAATATCATGATGGGTAAGACTGAGGCCATATAGTCAGTTAAGACGCCTCACACAATTGACTACCCTATAAAAGTTGGGTAAACATTGGTCGGGGCTAAGCCTATAAAAACTAAGGGTTTTAAGCAACAAAGGATCTACTGGAAATCTAACCCCGCCCTCTAATATAGacattaaaggaaaaaagacTACATGGGGTAACCTTTGGTCTTCTATGTTTCCCTCGTGACAGTACAATATGTTCACATCACGAGGGATATCAAACCTAGCTTTAAAGGATTCTACATCTGCGTCAGTTCTTAAAAGATATGAAAACCCATTTTTTCCTATCAAGTTTACTAAGAAATAGACAGTAGGAAGAGGACTTACTGAGTAACTTCTTGATGATAACAATAGTCTTGGAATGAATTTAAGGGTTAGGGAAGAAGGAAGAAATAAGGCTCTGAACTTGAAAAGAACTAAAGAAAAGAactaaagaaaagaataatGTAAACTGTTTTATATTTACAGGAGTAAATGTCATTTAATGCAATTGCcataaattaattaatgcaGACCGTCGTTTCTTTTCACGCGCGTCTCGGCAATCGAAGCTTTAGCTCATCACGACCGTTCGATATAATGAATACTTCCACGTGTGCCCCAAAGGTGAGCTATCATGTCTGCTCTATTGATTAACTGACGCTTGATCTTCCTGAGACATAACggacattttttcaaaaatccaaCTGATCACCAAAGCAATAATCCCCAATCCTATCTCCACTTCTTGAAAACAGGATCGTagggggctattgtaggggacTTGGGCCAAGTGATCAGTATAGACCCACCAAACTTAAGCCTAATACGCAAGCCAAAACGAGCCTGGGGGGGATGGGAGCCGGCCCGAATCTTGTGGGGATGGGCCTGACCCAATAATAAGTGTATTAGGATCTGGAAAGCAATGTTCGGTGAACTCGTTAAGTGTTTGGTCACATCTCGGCCCACTACTAACCGTCAAGACAATACGAAATTAACAAGGAAGTAGAGAAGTTCAGATATTCACCGAGCACTAGAAGTGCTTTCAAGAAGTCCTTGCCAAGCACTATTTGGCGTCTAGAACAAgtttcaagagaattttcagaAGATGTGATAATTCCTTGGGATTCTGGGTGATAGTGGgattgcatgaaatttggtgAAACGGTAATGATTTGAACCCCACTTAGAGGAGATTATATAAGGGGAGTGAGTGGCTCAAAAAGGGGGTGGAGTGCAAGAAGTAGGTAAGAAGTAAGTAAGAATTGAGAGAGAAGATTGGAGAAGAGTAAACACAAGGAGGGTGGAGAAAAGAATTGAGAGAGATATACGAGAGATGGTAAGAGGCAAAATCTGAGACGGAGAGGGTTTTTTGGGCTAGAAATCGCAAAAGTACTTGTAGTTGGGCTATTTAGGCTTTGCTTAAAGCTAAACCTGTAGGACTGTAAAGAATTCTACCAACAAATAGATTTGGAGCCCAAATTTACCCCTATACTTATCTACGTTAGCAGGGTTGGGGCACCACAAAAATGATACGTTTGACTGCCTTTGGTGTTCAAACTTTATAAAACAGAGCGTTTAACATTATCATCTTCAAAAAACTAATATACAATTgtcttgaaaaattaaatagtacTTGTGGACGCACCGTTCTAAGACATGGTTGCTCGAGCATATGCCATCATTCGAGTGGGTCAAGGAGAAGAATTGGTAGTCCCATCTGTTTAGGTTCAAAGTCCAACATTGACCTCTATACAAAGGTCTAATGAACCAAACTATCAGTTTTGAGTTAGTATACAAGCTTCGGAAGGTATTATGCACCCAAAAACTTGCCCGATTGAGTGGGTTGGCATCCATTTATCTTATCATACCATTTTAGATAAGGTAATTATTAAGGGAGCCCTATACTAATCATACATTTATTTGAATCAAATAAAACGCACACAAGGAAACATGAAATCACATCgtgaagcaaaaggaaaaaaaatgaaatccaaattcaaataaaaaataatgtcaaacaAAATCAGAGCACACAATGacaaggacatattttatgtcaAAGTCGTATTTAAAGCTTGATTATAGTTGAATCTTGAATGAATTATAATGCAACAATCATGAATTGACACAAATGAGGATAATTAATACTTAAATAGTTCAAATTAACTATCGAATTAtcggaaaaaagaagaagaaagctagtattttaaaattaaatgctGACAATATTTCAAGCCATTGTCATTAAAATAtcatgccaaaaaaataaaaacttgtcatttAATAAGGTGTGtgtgatttttattatttatttttttaggtttcaaaattacttttttatattctagggaaagaaaacaaaaattatgaaaaccttaaaagagaaaaaagaaagtgaaattcAGTGAACAGTGAGAACAAGTGCACAGACcatactcactttttttttttttttaatcatcagtACCAACTTGCTTGAATAGAGAGCACCAACAAAAATTTGCAAGAGATTGTGGGCTTTGCATAGACCGAAGCTCTCTTTCTGTCTCTTCTATTGAGTAGATTAAATTGGTTAGTCTTCATAAgggaatttcacacacatatatactattgtaaggacacaattcaaatttccaaactatactggaaggaaatgggcttgaaaggcattttttacaataaaatttgtaaaggatgggtttgtaatctagatttcaaggatggtttagatgacaaggaaaagaacgggctttgggcccaatggcacaaaataaagagttttttacaagagtaagactgaaagttcctcttcggacacaatccgaggataatttataacagtatttcctaaagtttggatacaattcttgattatcatatactattggccctTTTTCTTACTGAAAAAGCCTCTCCCTGCTTTGTAggtcttcccctttatttatacttctttttctcctctttcaccagcttccacctcatggttgcaatGCAGGtttaggatacttgtcccatcaattcttccctaaagcccgggGTTGGACCAGAGTTCCAAACTTCATGCTcgggtcccatccttccatctatgcgATCAATATATCAATTccgagcttttaatgtatgggcggtggtagcggctttaccttagatattccaccagctctttctattgtcctcacGTGTCTTGTGTATCCATGtagtcgtaggattctttataacatagcccggggacactaaacttctcttcctatgtcctcggcttaaaaatccgaggacaaatctactcctcgtaCGTAATTGGTCATtagtttatcatatctttacttggaatttctttatgagatacattcagatactccaagatcattttgatgtcttctgatttgggtttctagcccaaaagacttcgttgggccatccttggtaaattactaGGCCCAATGCCCTACtgatagcccctcgagattctttatttcttcacctcgggaggaaaaaataggatctcgacttaaaacACCTTTTTATCTTGCGAAattttggcaatattgctgaCGGGGAAATAACTTTTGAATTACCCGTCGCGTGTTCCCGATACTTCGGTATGCCAAATGCCCCCGAATTAATTACTGGCGCCTCTATGTCTCCCACGTTTCAAAGATGTGACACATATTCAACGGTTgagagcgattcctgtgttgaggcgggaattcgcccgcttcaaaacTCCTTTTGATATATAAGTACTAACTtctttcaaaattcttcacactacaaTAACcttataacgtacctgccacacttgCCATCTTCCCGTACCTTCTCTTTTTATCAAataccctgtccgaggtgaccgtgccttcttcttttttaaagtaagttcttcaatactctctcccctccttatcagctctttgtttcttttgtttcttttcctccccatctttttcttttttctctgtatctttcatcctcggcgtagttctttttagttttcttcacacccccctttttcaaagatgggtagatttgcgtccctagtggattcaaacgaaaaaatagagcagttcaaggttaagtacaaaatcccCTCGGACGTATCTATTAGGTACTATAACGAGGAGGAAtattatgtaaaaagaaaaacagggGAAGTTGTAATTCCGATGATTgtgttcatcgaagggggaatgaaaatcctcATGGGAACTGTGACTAGGGactatcttagggcttttagattagctcccacccagtgcgccccaaatgtctttaggatcctaagTTCCATAGATGCCGTAAATGAGatgatgaacctagggctcactcaccacgatgtgaactgggtttataacctccattacctaagcaagaaagacgaatattacctaaaatctagatacccagaagttaggctaattcagtgTCTGCCTGAATctaataagggcctaaaaaacgacttcctgatcgtatcaggaaattggcacgacggcctcccctgtccgacaagggaagggactccaggtgaagttttttGGCTTATATATAGAACCCTTAAAACCATTACACTATTAtatacatactttttttttttttttatctttttacttattcttaccctcttCTATTTGgataactctacagatccacatgcagcggatcgtcatcctaatcTTGTCGATTTTGGACGGTTGGACAGGATCTTACAAGCTAAGGTTTTCATACATACTaacggccaactccgagcggctcatctgatcctcggctacactccgatatccaaagcctttcaggcgccgaagtgtgtgatcaaagcccacgacCCTCGCCTTCCTTGGATTAGCGTTGTCGTTGAAGATTTCCTACTACTAGAGGGGACTCCTATTCCTCAAGAcactttggtcacccaaccaatccaaccaccacaatttgttccagttgggattcccataGTCCGTTTCCCCACACAATCAATCCCTGGTGAAGCTGCGTCTTCCCACCCtaccgtaaaggaagaagaagaagtagttgAGGCATTTGAtttcgaggacgagtttgaggtttttaatcaaccactctctcctgaagattcaatTCCCATCCTCGGCACCTCCACACAAGTCTCGCAACCTACTACTTAACAACCTGATAACATGGGCATTCAACGTAAGATTAAGCCCAGCCTAAAAGATGTTCTTGAGGGCGCTGACAAAGGCCTTAGAGCCCAAGAACCTCCTAAAGAGGTACGCCTTTGGAcacaagaaaagggtgctgacaaaggccctgaaactaggcttcctcctcctcccccttcttcccaaactcaacgcaccaacacagctgaccttaaaaggaaaagggatcagcctaaaggaaaggaagtggtggaggccGGAAAGGGCTCTCTTCCCAAGGAGTCCGAGATTGAAAGGGGTGGCAAGCAGGCCCGGGCCGTGCAGACCAGGTCGGAAAAAAGAATCGAACAACAGATGGTCGTGCGTGCCCCTTTGTGGCTTCCTGACATGTCCATGGATGACCAGGCTATCACCGTGGACGCGTCCATCAGAAACTCCGATGAggggacagctgcatgcgtcgcaGATGCATTGGAG from Castanea sativa cultivar Marrone di Chiusa Pesio chromosome 11, ASM4071231v1 harbors:
- the LOC142616105 gene encoding uncharacterized protein LOC142616105; the encoded protein is MGSNSCSSSSSPNPKKLKFRLSLLLCFLFLFLNFPTATAFFRNPFRKPEISYSQHCNDVVPEPPLSSDNVPVSLSNDFLSFQFAFFSGGVGIFNRTSESGISLSFNPSYIKNTTSHGVHKVKATLTIRDPWKQSVFRRRRLISISYREDDSVFSVNGYWSESSGKLCMVGSGKSYVGSLNSKYPDVVLKLNYSKNNSIYGSLIGGTLECLHMKNDYNYFEPIVILGLSQNPDYEYTKVDKSDCLSAQKGGRDINLSPSKLDRGVCFFFGDQTNLHELEYWSDCGSVNCNPLRGSIEYLPYYIAYRGVRCDQRSRKVQLLLGFPNPNDMKSQFPGPNATLIAEGAWDENENKFCGVACRILANASVGDCSIGFSLRFPAVMSLRNWGSMVGEIWSKKDVKDSGYFERFGFQDWVGVIDPQGLRYEYTKIEAVRNSCAQGKEIVRGKGKSYPDGFSLDMGFGLLVRNTEGKVASGFLRPQFVGDVIYVHQDELKSNHSRMLNMSYKITFLFEADGLSKLVIISAEGIYDRDIGLLCMIGCRHLDFESHDANLIKNGSVDCETRITVQFPPLHAEEAEIAKGTIESRRSKSDPLYFQPLQLSSNSMTTTQAKKSIWKMNLGITMVVICCGGLLFGVLFKGRCILSKRFRDSSKYEEVPVIGNDKL